The following coding sequences are from one Manis pentadactyla isolate mManPen7 chromosome 13, mManPen7.hap1, whole genome shotgun sequence window:
- the PHYKPL gene encoding 5-phosphohydroxy-L-lysine phospho-lyase isoform X5, whose product MAADRRGKAATLALRRRLLSSSCRLFFPEDPIKIVRGQGQYLYDEQGAEYIDCINNVAHVGHCHPLVVHAAHEQNQVLNTNSRYLHDNIVDYAQRLSETLPEKLCVFYFLNSGSEANDLALRMARQHTGHWDVVVLDHAYHGHLSSLIDISPYKFRDLDGQKEWVHVAPLPDTYRGPYREDHPNPAVAYANEVKRVVSSAQEKGRKVAAFFAESLPSVGGQIVPPAGYFPEVAEHIHKAGGVFVADEIQVGFGRVGKHFWAFQLQGEDFVPDIVTMGKSIGNGHPVACVATTQAVARTFESTGVEYFNTEKLPATCQVLEPELRCRTSWDCLVLKGSGAEFPRQWELRGGHRPWVQGRELSLNEVDPVCCMACLVVPRAVAWWVSVV is encoded by the exons ATGGCCGCCGACCGGCGCGGGAAAGCCGCGACCCTGGCCCTGAGACGGCGGCTGCTCAG CTCTTCCTGCAGGCTCTTTTTTCCTGAGGATCCTATTAAGATTGTCCGGGGCCAGGGGCAGTACCTGTACGATGAACAGGGCGCAGAATACATCGATTGCATCAACAATGTGGCTCACG TGGGGCACTGCCACCCTCTCGTGGTCCATGCGGCACATGAACAGAACCAAGTGCTCAACACCAATAGCCGATACCTGCACGACAACATCGTGGATTACGCGCAGAGGCTGTCAGAGACCCTGCCAGAGAAGCtctgtgtgttttatttcctGAATTCTGG GTCAGAAGCCAATGACTTGGCCCTGAGGATGGCCCGCCAGCACACGGGACACTGGGATGTGGTGGTGTTAGATCA TGCTTACCACGGTCACCTGAGCTCTCTGATCGACATCAGTCCCTACAAGTTCCGGGACCTGGATGGCCAGAAGGAATGGGTCCATGTG gcacctctCCCAGACACCTACCGGGGCCCCTACCGGGAGGACCACCCCAATCCAGCTGTGGCCTATGCCAACGAGGTGAAACGTGTGGTCAGCAGCGCACAGGAAAAGGGCAGGAAG GTTGCGGCATTCTTCGCCGAGTCTCTGCCCAGCGTGGGAGGGCAGATTGTTCCCCCGGCTGGCTACTTTCCGGAAGTGGCAGA GCACATCCACAAGGCCGGAGGGGTCTTTGTCGCAGATGAGATTCAGGTGGGCTTTGGCCGTGTAGGCAAGCACTTCTGGGCCTTCCAGCTCCAGGGAGAAGACTTCGTCCCCGACATTGTTACCATGGGCAAGTCCATTGGCAACGGCCACCCCGTAGCCTGTGTGGCCACAACCCAAGCTGTGGCAAGGACGTTTGAGTCCACCGGCGTCGAGTACTTCAACACG GAGAAGCTGCCTGCCACATGCCAGGTGCTGGAGCCAGAGCTAAGATGCAGGACGAGCTGGGACTGTTTAGTGCTGAAGGGTTCGGGAGCAGAATTCCCACGGCAGTGGGAGCTTAGAGGAGGGCATCGTCCTTGGGTTCAAGGTCGAGAGCTTTCACTAAATGAAGTGGATCCCGTGTGTTGCATGGCATGCTTGGTGGTGCCGAGAGCAGTTGCATGGTGGGTGAGTGTAGTGTAA